The Flavobacterium sp. HJ-32-4 genome contains a region encoding:
- the pyrH gene encoding UMP kinase: MKYKRILLKLSGEALMGDRQYGIDPLRLAEYADDIKKVHDLGVEIAIVIGGGNIFRGVAGASNGMDRVQGDYMGMLATVINGMALQGALEDKGMQTRLQTALKIEAIAEPYIKRRAVRHLEKGRIVIFGAGTGNPYFTTDTAAVLRGVEIHADVILKGTRVDGIYTADPEKDPNAVKFEHITFEDVLSKGLNVMDTTAFTLSQENRLPIVVFDMNKKDNLLKICEGSNVGTVVSI; encoded by the coding sequence ATGAAATACAAAAGAATTCTCCTAAAGCTCAGCGGCGAGGCACTGATGGGTGACCGTCAATACGGTATCGACCCGTTACGGCTGGCGGAGTACGCAGACGATATCAAGAAAGTACATGACCTCGGTGTTGAGATCGCCATCGTAATCGGTGGTGGCAACATCTTCCGCGGTGTTGCCGGGGCCAGTAATGGAATGGATCGCGTGCAGGGGGATTATATGGGGATGCTCGCCACGGTCATCAACGGCATGGCGCTTCAGGGTGCCCTGGAAGACAAAGGCATGCAGACGCGTTTGCAGACCGCCCTCAAGATCGAAGCGATTGCAGAACCCTACATCAAGCGTCGCGCGGTGCGTCATCTTGAGAAAGGACGTATCGTTATCTTCGGAGCCGGTACGGGTAACCCGTATTTTACGACCGACACGGCTGCCGTTTTGCGGGGTGTTGAAATCCATGCGGATGTCATCCTGAAAGGAACCCGCGTCGATGGTATCTACACCGCGGATCCTGAGAAAGACCCGAATGCGGTGAAGTTCGAACACATTACCTTCGAAGACGTCCTCAGCAAAGGCCTGAACGTAATGGATACTACCGCCTTTACCCTGAGCCAGGAAAACCGCCTGCCGATTGTGGTATTTGATATGAACAAAAAAGACAACCTCCTCAAGATTTGCGAAGGCAGCAATGTGGGGACGGTGGTAAGTATATAA
- the frr gene encoding ribosome recycling factor produces MEEIDFILESTEESMAASVAHLEKSFLNIRAGKASPAMLGSVFVDYYGSSTPLSQVANISVPDARTLTIQPWEKNMLGPIEKAIMVANIGFNPMNNGDVIIISVPPLTEERRRDLVKQAKIESEDTKVSIRNARQEANKEIKKLEKEGTSEDLCKNAEAEVQELTNNFIKKVDEHLAIKEAEIMKV; encoded by the coding sequence ATGGAAGAGATCGATTTTATCCTGGAAAGCACCGAGGAGTCAATGGCCGCCAGCGTCGCCCACCTCGAGAAATCATTCCTGAACATCCGCGCCGGAAAGGCGAGTCCGGCTATGCTGGGCAGTGTGTTTGTCGATTATTACGGTTCTTCGACACCCCTGTCGCAGGTAGCGAACATCAGTGTTCCGGATGCCCGCACCCTCACCATCCAGCCGTGGGAAAAGAACATGTTGGGCCCAATCGAAAAGGCCATCATGGTCGCGAACATTGGCTTCAACCCGATGAACAACGGAGACGTCATCATCATCAGCGTTCCGCCGTTGACGGAAGAGCGTCGCCGTGACCTGGTGAAACAGGCGAAGATTGAGTCGGAAGACACGAAAGTCAGTATCCGCAACGCCCGCCAGGAGGCCAACAAAGAAATCAAGAAACTTGAAAAAGAAGGCACGTCGGAAGACCTGTGCAAGAATGCGGAAGCGGAAGTGCAGGAACTCACGAACAACTTCATCAAAAAGGTCGACGAGCATCTCGCCATCAAAGAGGCGGAGATCATGAAAGTCTAA
- a CDS encoding DUF5686 family protein, translating into MKQLLFFLFLPLLAQAQIVVKGAVTDAATDAPLAFANVSANGRPVAITDVDGRFRVDLAAPVELVFSYPGYRLQRARPESANSYFNIRLAPETGETGREAAKNANVAANSVVRLVIERRNQNDPQKRLASYRFNAYNKLVVTAEPDSIDDRIGQHTVSRRGRKEVEPDSTVYKFRQLMDKQHLYLMERASRFEYAAGRLKETVLGARMAGFRQPVYEVIGFTQQSYSIYDPEYDLMETRYRSPLAENAPRYYYYKLLDTTDIGGRPAYVLYFRSKKDTPKRPVLRGLLYIDTETYGVAKAVMRVKGIVNLRATHDFHFLEDKGIWFPTGSEFRIDKGTNDEPIRILGETVTFDPSPDSERHRKLQPSDYTFVQSATTYYGLEYDVPVDIRRTAVSIDIRDSAIDRDTAFWDAFRRDTLDARSRETYHALDRLSKKRQIERKFRIGKKIINGYLPVGPVDLDLRYLLSYNNYEGFRFGVGGVTNERLSPFYRMDGYIADGTKDGQMKYSLGGAARVGKFSGSWMGVNYTDDIREIASTSFAIDKRVFKIYDPRPINISTFYNHKTWRGYIETRIIPKTESIWQLQHSDVRPLFGYEFVTNGQTYSRYTLTTASLALQWNPFSDYMQTPTGRLEIEKRYPQFTFQVTRSMKGFWDSDFSFMKFDFRTEYEIPYLDGQRSSFLLTAGYANGDVPLTHLYNTSPNNLTKDRLLQRITIAGKNSFETMYFNEFFSSRYVTFQVKHGLRRIRLARKVKPSLVFVSRMAYGSMQRPWQHVGIAYKTLERGFFESGLELNKIYSGLGLTAFYRYGPNQLPRMEDNLAVKLSFSLDLGF; encoded by the coding sequence ATGAAACAACTGCTCTTCTTTCTATTCCTTCCCCTTTTGGCCCAGGCCCAGATTGTGGTGAAGGGAGCAGTAACCGATGCGGCCACTGACGCGCCACTGGCTTTTGCGAACGTGTCGGCAAACGGACGCCCGGTAGCCATCACCGATGTCGATGGTCGCTTCCGTGTCGATTTGGCGGCGCCGGTCGAGTTGGTCTTTTCGTACCCCGGCTATCGACTGCAGCGGGCCCGACCCGAAAGCGCCAACAGCTATTTCAATATCCGTCTGGCACCTGAAACCGGCGAAACGGGCCGGGAGGCCGCCAAAAATGCCAACGTCGCCGCCAATTCGGTGGTACGGCTGGTCATCGAGCGGCGCAACCAAAACGACCCACAAAAGCGACTGGCGAGTTACCGTTTCAATGCGTACAACAAACTGGTTGTCACGGCGGAACCCGATTCTATCGATGATCGCATCGGCCAGCACACCGTTTCCCGTCGCGGACGGAAGGAGGTGGAGCCTGATTCGACGGTGTATAAGTTCCGGCAGTTGATGGACAAACAACACCTCTACCTCATGGAGCGGGCGTCGCGTTTTGAATATGCGGCAGGCCGGCTCAAGGAAACGGTCCTGGGCGCGCGGATGGCCGGTTTTCGGCAACCCGTATATGAAGTCATTGGCTTTACGCAACAGTCGTATTCTATCTACGATCCGGAGTATGACCTGATGGAAACGCGTTACCGAAGTCCGTTAGCGGAGAACGCGCCACGCTACTACTATTACAAACTTCTTGATACCACCGACATTGGCGGACGCCCGGCCTACGTGCTGTACTTCCGGTCGAAGAAAGACACGCCCAAGCGGCCAGTGCTGCGCGGCCTACTGTATATCGATACCGAAACCTACGGCGTCGCAAAGGCCGTCATGCGCGTAAAAGGGATCGTGAATTTACGGGCCACGCATGACTTTCATTTTTTGGAGGATAAGGGAATATGGTTCCCGACCGGAAGTGAGTTCCGCATCGACAAAGGCACCAATGATGAACCCATCCGGATATTGGGCGAGACCGTCACCTTCGATCCCTCGCCCGACAGTGAACGCCATCGAAAATTACAGCCGTCTGACTATACCTTCGTGCAATCGGCGACGACGTATTACGGACTCGAATATGACGTGCCCGTTGACATCCGGCGCACTGCCGTTTCGATTGACATACGGGATTCCGCCATCGACCGCGATACGGCTTTTTGGGATGCCTTCCGACGCGACACATTGGACGCCCGCAGCCGCGAAACCTATCACGCGCTGGACCGGCTTTCGAAGAAACGGCAGATCGAGCGAAAGTTCCGGATCGGAAAGAAAATCATCAATGGGTATCTTCCGGTTGGGCCGGTCGACCTCGATCTTCGGTATTTGCTCAGCTATAACAATTATGAGGGATTTCGGTTTGGGGTCGGAGGCGTCACGAACGAACGACTGTCGCCCTTTTACCGGATGGATGGTTATATTGCGGATGGTACGAAAGACGGACAAATGAAATACAGCCTGGGAGGTGCCGCCCGCGTGGGGAAGTTCTCGGGTTCGTGGATGGGAGTGAATTATACCGACGACATCCGGGAGATTGCGAGTACGTCGTTTGCCATTGACAAACGGGTGTTCAAGATCTATGATCCGCGACCTATCAACATCAGTACATTTTACAACCACAAGACGTGGCGGGGTTACATCGAAACGCGTATCATCCCCAAGACCGAGAGCATCTGGCAATTGCAGCACAGTGACGTCCGGCCGCTGTTTGGCTATGAATTCGTTACCAATGGCCAGACCTATAGCCGGTATACGCTTACGACCGCTTCCCTTGCCCTTCAATGGAATCCGTTCAGTGATTATATGCAGACGCCGACGGGCCGTCTTGAGATCGAGAAACGCTATCCGCAGTTTACGTTCCAGGTGACGCGGTCGATGAAAGGGTTTTGGGACAGCGATTTTTCGTTTATGAAGTTCGACTTCCGTACGGAGTATGAAATTCCGTACCTCGACGGACAGCGGTCTTCGTTTTTGTTGACGGCGGGCTATGCCAACGGCGATGTGCCGCTTACGCATCTCTATAACACCTCTCCGAACAACCTCACGAAAGACCGGCTTTTGCAACGGATTACCATCGCGGGCAAGAACAGTTTTGAGACGATGTATTTCAATGAATTCTTCTCCAGCCGCTACGTCACGTTCCAGGTAAAGCATGGTCTGCGCCGCATTCGGTTGGCCCGTAAGGTCAAGCCGTCGCTCGTGTTTGTATCGCGCATGGCCTATGGTTCGATGCAACGGCCCTGGCAGCATGTGGGCATTGCGTATAAGACGCTGGAACGAGGGTTTTTCGAGTCGGGCCTGGAACTCAATAAGATTTACTCGGGATTGGGGCTTACCGCATTTTACCGATACGGTCCCAACCAATTGCCCCGCATGGAAGACAATCTGGCCGTCAAACTCAGCTTCTCGCTTGATCTGGGTTTTTAA
- a CDS encoding multidrug efflux SMR transporter has translation MGWVFLIIGGLFEVGFASCLAKAKETSGLHWWGWMTGFLVCLACSMFLLYKATQTLPVGTSYAVWTGIGAVGTVLVGIVFFKEPADFWRLFFITTLLISVVGLKVVSSR, from the coding sequence ATGGGCTGGGTGTTTTTGATCATCGGCGGCCTCTTCGAAGTCGGATTTGCCTCCTGCCTCGCCAAAGCCAAAGAAACCTCCGGCCTGCATTGGTGGGGATGGATGACGGGTTTTCTCGTGTGTCTCGCCTGTAGTATGTTCCTCCTTTATAAGGCTACCCAAACCTTACCCGTTGGCACCTCGTATGCGGTCTGGACGGGCATCGGCGCCGTAGGAACCGTACTGGTCGGTATTGTTTTCTTCAAAGAACCGGCTGATTTCTGGCGGCTGTTCTTCATCACCACCTTATTGATTTCGGTCGTCGGACTCAAGGTCGTCTCCTCCCGTTAA